A single genomic interval of Brevibacillus brevis harbors:
- a CDS encoding BMC domain-containing protein, with translation MRATSYSLGMIETLGLPALIAAADAAAKAADVKVVSYEGADAGIVTVYVIGDVSSVQSAVDAGAEAARRVGTLLHSHVIPRPDENVPKMLKNLLKPEVKEEAKAESAQVPATKLQDQSINDLRKMARSYADFPLTTNEINMAKKEDLIRLLEEKQGGGDKA, from the coding sequence ATGCGCGCTACGTCATATTCACTCGGCATGATCGAGACATTGGGCTTGCCTGCTCTCATTGCTGCCGCAGACGCTGCTGCCAAAGCGGCTGACGTCAAAGTCGTCTCTTATGAAGGCGCGGACGCAGGGATCGTTACCGTGTATGTAATCGGAGATGTCTCCTCCGTACAGTCAGCAGTAGATGCTGGTGCTGAAGCTGCGAGACGTGTCGGAACTTTGCTGCACTCACACGTTATTCCACGTCCTGACGAAAATGTACCCAAAATGCTTAAAAACCTGCTGAAACCGGAAGTAAAAGAAGAGGCTAAGGCAGAGTCGGCCCAAGTGCCAGCAACCAAATTGCAAGATCAGTCTATCAATGATCTGCGCAAAATGGCGCGTTCGTATGCGGACTTCCCGCTGACAACGAACGAAATCAACATGGCGAAGAAAGAAGATCTCATTCGTCTGTTGGAAGAGAAACAAGGCGGAGGTGACAAAGCCTAA
- a CDS encoding acetaldehyde dehydrogenase (acetylating), whose amino-acid sequence MTLDADLYSIQEVRTYLAQAKEAQAKFATYSQEQVDRIIEAMSKAGVEHADRLAAMAVEETGFGNIPDKRMKNLFAAQDVYASVKDVKTVGIIRKDEENKVWEVAQPFGIVAGIVPSTNPTSTVIYKSMVSLKARNAIVFSPHPSAAKCTLEAARLMAQAAVAAGAPEGLIHCVTKPTLPATNELMKHKLTNLILATGGTPMVRAAYSSGKPAYGVGPGNVPVYIHHSADFAAAAKRIVQSKTFDYGTICASEQALVVEESTKHQLIAALKREGAYFLNEQEKEKVAAIVTINGSLNAKIVGRSPHVIAQMAGITIPADTRVLVAEENNVGKAYPMSVEKLAPVLALYTVQGDSEAFARCRELLEHGGLGHTAGIHAQDDNVIAAYGQAMPASRIPVNTGTTFGGIGATTGVQPAFTLGCGSLGGNITSDNIGAKHMFNIKRVAFGIKEMPQSTPAPQAPATQAEEAVLQAVSSMNVGLSRDEIKNIIKSVLTEMTS is encoded by the coding sequence ATGACACTCGACGCTGATCTGTATTCCATACAGGAAGTGCGTACCTACCTCGCACAAGCGAAGGAAGCACAGGCCAAGTTCGCTACTTACAGCCAAGAACAAGTCGACAGAATCATCGAAGCCATGTCCAAAGCGGGTGTGGAGCATGCAGATCGACTGGCAGCAATGGCTGTAGAAGAAACAGGCTTTGGTAACATCCCGGACAAACGGATGAAAAACCTGTTTGCTGCTCAAGATGTGTACGCATCTGTGAAAGATGTTAAAACGGTTGGCATCATCCGTAAGGACGAAGAGAACAAGGTATGGGAAGTGGCGCAGCCATTCGGTATCGTAGCTGGTATCGTGCCTTCCACCAATCCGACGTCCACGGTTATCTATAAATCGATGGTCTCCCTCAAGGCGAGAAATGCGATTGTCTTCAGCCCGCATCCGTCAGCAGCCAAGTGCACGCTGGAAGCAGCGCGACTGATGGCACAGGCGGCAGTAGCGGCTGGAGCACCAGAAGGCTTGATCCATTGCGTTACCAAGCCTACGCTTCCAGCGACAAACGAATTGATGAAGCATAAGCTGACCAATTTGATTCTCGCGACTGGCGGAACACCGATGGTACGTGCGGCATACAGCTCCGGCAAGCCTGCTTATGGTGTGGGACCTGGTAACGTTCCGGTCTACATCCACCACAGTGCGGATTTTGCTGCTGCTGCCAAGCGCATCGTGCAGAGCAAAACGTTTGACTATGGTACGATCTGCGCTTCTGAGCAAGCATTGGTAGTGGAGGAATCCACTAAACACCAATTGATTGCTGCCCTGAAGCGTGAAGGTGCCTACTTCCTGAACGAGCAAGAAAAGGAAAAGGTAGCTGCCATCGTCACGATTAACGGCTCGTTGAACGCGAAGATCGTTGGCCGCTCCCCGCATGTGATCGCTCAAATGGCGGGTATTACTATCCCGGCTGATACACGTGTCCTGGTTGCGGAGGAGAACAATGTAGGTAAAGCATATCCGATGTCCGTTGAAAAACTGGCTCCGGTTCTTGCCCTCTACACTGTTCAAGGCGACAGCGAAGCGTTTGCTCGTTGCCGCGAATTGCTGGAGCATGGTGGTCTTGGACATACAGCGGGTATTCACGCCCAGGATGACAATGTCATCGCAGCGTATGGTCAAGCAATGCCAGCATCCAGAATTCCGGTAAATACGGGTACGACCTTCGGAGGAATTGGTGCAACGACTGGCGTACAACCAGCGTTCACACTTGGATGCGGTTCTTTAGGGGGCAACATCACTTCCGATAACATCGGTGCGAAGCACATGTTCAACATCAAGCGTGTTGCATTTGGTATCAAAGAAATGCCACAATCAACGCCAGCACCACAAGCTCCTGCGACACAAGCGGAAGAAGCTGTCCTACAGGCTGTCTCTTCCATGAACGTTGGCTTGAGCCGTGATGAGATCAAGAACATCATCAAATCCGTGTTAACAGAAATGACGTCTTAA
- a CDS encoding LysR family transcriptional regulator, with protein sequence MDQHLLVFVTVADRQNFSRAAEELHMTQPAVSQYIHALERTIGTKLLERSNKYVRLNKAGEIVYHHAREILGLYTRMQSLVDDLMNTPSGDLTIGASYTYGEYVLPHVIARLRQYYPMITPTITIHNSTVIAELVAKRQLDVGIVEGEYVDEKMCVEPFADDRMYLIASPEHRLAGQTEVSIDELMKETWIVREEGSGTREAAEKMFRQLQFTPQKRMEFGSTQVIKESVEAGLGISLLSYWAIRKERRLGTLCTLKVTGTPVTRDFSLVTKSDEFHTKALDIFMDLIRTHVPEGAHT encoded by the coding sequence TTGGATCAGCATTTGCTTGTGTTCGTGACCGTTGCAGACAGACAGAACTTTTCCCGAGCTGCAGAAGAGCTACATATGACGCAGCCTGCCGTTAGTCAGTATATTCATGCGCTCGAGCGCACGATAGGGACAAAGCTCCTGGAGCGAAGCAACAAATATGTTCGCTTGAATAAAGCGGGGGAGATTGTCTATCATCACGCTCGGGAGATCTTGGGCTTGTACACGCGAATGCAGAGCCTCGTGGATGATTTGATGAACACACCGAGCGGGGATTTGACGATTGGCGCCAGCTACACATATGGAGAGTATGTGCTGCCTCATGTCATTGCGCGTCTCCGTCAGTATTACCCAATGATTACCCCCACGATTACCATTCACAATTCCACAGTCATTGCTGAGCTGGTGGCGAAGCGACAACTCGACGTCGGGATTGTTGAGGGGGAGTATGTGGACGAAAAAATGTGCGTAGAGCCGTTTGCTGATGATCGCATGTATTTGATTGCTTCTCCGGAGCATCGATTGGCCGGGCAAACGGAGGTCAGCATTGACGAATTGATGAAGGAAACGTGGATTGTGCGGGAAGAAGGGTCAGGCACGAGGGAAGCGGCTGAAAAAATGTTTCGCCAACTGCAATTCACACCGCAAAAGCGAATGGAGTTCGGCAGCACACAGGTGATCAAGGAGTCAGTGGAGGCTGGTCTGGGAATCAGCTTACTGTCTTATTGGGCTATCCGCAAAGAACGCAGGCTCGGCACGCTCTGTACATTGAAGGTAACGGGGACGCCGGTTACCCGTGATTTTTCGCTCGTCACGAAATCAGACGAGTTTCATACCAAAGCATTGGACATCTTCATGGATCTTATCCGCACACATGTGCCGGAGGGTGCCCATACGTAA
- a CDS encoding HAMP domain-containing sensor histidine kinase, producing the protein MFTNRSTSTRTAVPLLRYWTWRYALILSVILFGIGFFGIYWINKAATEQQFQVLEARTELLADSYTKLLLAKDTSTSSVKIEDLAQTTVGISNQAITTVTGPTSPAIPDTATPAATTAMIAFRVMPTVPIDHVVQIYDDAGKTFKKEMVSQTTTATIAQLPTPAQPVDKTKEIREVVATKGATWLRVGVPYYEHNAVAGTYYVSTPLNNDLVHTYITIMVSIGIITLCGWAIVYVLSRSLTQPLRQLAIAAEQISSGNYTPSLPNSSKIKEAEISQLVHSFDEMAKRLGQLERMRTDLLAGVSHELRTPVTSIRGMIQAVKDGVVKGADADEFMQISMDEAKRLQTMVNDLLEFSSMEAGEVFVEKHSIQIDSTLDQIVAQVQALPSFADVSVTVNPTRQDTVWIGDESHVKQILLNLLGNSASANATQINIGVHNQGDFLSIDVTDNGKGIPESEVPFIFERYYRGDSKRKKKHGLGLGLTISRLLAKAHGGNVELVRTSPEGTTFRLTLAHPDSSA; encoded by the coding sequence GTGTTTACTAATCGATCTACTTCTACCAGAACTGCTGTACCGCTCTTGCGTTACTGGACGTGGCGCTATGCCTTGATATTATCTGTCATTCTTTTTGGTATTGGCTTTTTTGGCATCTATTGGATTAACAAAGCAGCTACAGAACAACAGTTTCAAGTATTGGAAGCAAGAACAGAGTTGCTCGCTGATTCGTATACCAAGTTGTTGCTTGCCAAGGACACCTCGACTTCTTCTGTAAAGATAGAGGATTTGGCACAAACAACTGTTGGCATCTCCAATCAGGCTATCACTACCGTGACTGGCCCTACGTCTCCGGCTATTCCTGACACCGCAACACCCGCAGCCACTACCGCTATGATCGCATTTCGAGTCATGCCAACTGTCCCAATCGATCACGTGGTACAGATTTACGATGATGCGGGCAAGACGTTCAAGAAGGAAATGGTGAGTCAGACGACGACCGCTACCATTGCGCAGTTACCTACCCCTGCCCAACCGGTGGACAAAACGAAAGAAATACGGGAGGTTGTTGCCACAAAGGGAGCTACCTGGCTGCGCGTTGGTGTCCCTTACTATGAACACAATGCAGTCGCAGGCACCTATTACGTCAGCACGCCTCTTAACAATGATTTGGTTCACACCTATATCACAATCATGGTTTCTATCGGAATCATCACTTTGTGCGGTTGGGCAATCGTCTATGTGCTGTCTCGCTCGTTAACACAGCCCCTGCGGCAGTTGGCAATAGCGGCAGAGCAAATATCCAGCGGGAATTATACGCCTTCCTTGCCCAATTCCTCCAAAATCAAAGAGGCCGAAATCAGCCAGCTGGTCCATTCATTTGACGAAATGGCCAAACGACTTGGACAACTAGAGCGGATGCGCACCGACCTTTTGGCTGGTGTTTCCCATGAGCTGCGTACCCCTGTCACCTCGATCCGTGGGATGATTCAAGCTGTCAAAGACGGCGTCGTAAAAGGTGCAGATGCGGATGAATTCATGCAAATCAGCATGGACGAAGCCAAGCGACTCCAGACAATGGTCAATGACCTGCTCGAATTTTCCTCCATGGAAGCAGGTGAAGTTTTCGTCGAGAAGCATTCCATACAGATCGACAGCACATTGGATCAGATAGTCGCACAGGTGCAAGCCTTGCCCTCATTTGCAGACGTATCTGTGACAGTTAATCCGACTAGACAAGATACCGTATGGATCGGCGATGAATCACACGTCAAACAAATTTTGCTCAATTTATTGGGGAACAGCGCTTCCGCAAATGCAACGCAAATCAACATCGGCGTCCATAATCAGGGTGACTTCCTCTCCATCGACGTGACTGACAATGGAAAAGGGATTCCTGAGTCAGAGGTCCCCTTCATTTTCGAACGGTACTATCGCGGCGATAGCAAACGCAAAAAGAAGCATGGATTGGGGCTGGGCCTGACGATCTCCCGACTATTGGCAAAAGCACACGGGGGAAATGTCGAATTGGTTCGGACTTCTCCAGAAGGAACAACCTTTCGTCTGACACTCGCCCATCCTGACTCGTCCGCTTGA
- the eutS gene encoding ethanolamine utilization microcompartment protein EutS: MEQERSRVIQEFVPGKQVTLAHVIANPDPMLYTKLGINEAGAIGILTLTPTETAIIAADIATKAAGVELGFLDRFTGSLIVVGDVSAVEMAVEAVNQVLSEKLRFTPALVTKS; the protein is encoded by the coding sequence ATGGAACAGGAACGTTCACGAGTCATCCAGGAATTCGTACCGGGGAAACAGGTCACGTTGGCTCATGTAATCGCAAACCCTGACCCAATGCTCTATACCAAGCTAGGTATCAATGAGGCCGGTGCAATCGGCATCTTGACTTTGACGCCTACCGAAACAGCCATTATTGCCGCGGATATTGCGACAAAGGCTGCTGGCGTCGAGCTTGGGTTTCTCGATCGTTTTACAGGTTCACTGATTGTCGTAGGAGATGTATCCGCTGTTGAGATGGCAGTCGAGGCGGTCAATCAGGTGCTGAGCGAAAAACTGCGGTTTACACCGGCGTTGGTGACGAAATCATGA
- the pduL gene encoding phosphate propanoyltransferase — translation MAVITEASLRAMHKSGIPNPFLVEKGDKITPAAADFLKGRGIQVKQVDQNQQPSTNQAAEAVREIPLGVSNRHIHLSQADVEKLFGAGHQLTPMRDLSQPGQFACQETVTIVGPKGSIHGVRVLGPARGATQVEISRTDGFAVGVHAPVRMSGDIEGTPGMVLVTAKGTVVMDKGVIVAKSHVHMSPADAEQYQVKDGDTLILATQSDRPIIYPDVVVRVHPQFALDFHVDTDEGNAANLKTGDRVKVIGKNGQFYSG, via the coding sequence ATGGCAGTGATTACAGAAGCATCCTTGAGAGCGATGCATAAGTCAGGTATCCCAAACCCCTTTCTCGTTGAGAAAGGGGATAAAATAACACCAGCAGCGGCAGATTTCTTGAAAGGAAGAGGGATTCAAGTGAAACAAGTTGATCAGAACCAGCAGCCTTCCACCAATCAAGCTGCCGAGGCAGTGCGAGAAATTCCTTTGGGCGTATCGAACCGTCACATTCATTTGTCGCAAGCAGATGTCGAGAAGCTTTTCGGAGCCGGACATCAATTGACGCCAATGCGTGATTTGTCGCAACCGGGCCAGTTTGCTTGCCAAGAAACAGTCACCATCGTGGGACCAAAAGGCAGCATCCATGGGGTTCGCGTTTTGGGACCAGCTCGTGGCGCGACACAAGTGGAAATTTCCAGAACAGACGGCTTTGCAGTAGGTGTTCATGCACCTGTGCGTATGTCTGGAGATATTGAAGGAACACCAGGTATGGTACTTGTAACGGCAAAAGGGACTGTTGTGATGGACAAAGGCGTAATCGTAGCGAAGAGCCACGTTCATATGTCCCCAGCAGATGCCGAGCAATATCAAGTGAAGGATGGCGATACGCTGATCCTGGCAACGCAAAGCGATCGTCCTATCATCTATCCAGATGTAGTCGTTCGTGTACATCCGCAGTTTGCACTTGATTTCCACGTTGATACGGATGAAGGAAATGCCGCTAATTTGAAAACGGGCGACCGGGTAAAAGTGATCGGCAAGAACGGGCAATTTTACTCCGGCTAA
- a CDS encoding response regulator transcription factor, with amino-acid sequence MKRILLIEDEMPIARLVQVYLERAGYEVKWNEGDHEAIPTFFSWKPDLVLLDLMLPDHDGLDILDQIRQYGSCPVIIITARGTVPDKLQGLAQGADDYIAKPFDPEEVLARVQAVLRRSSYIAEADTIRLGTLSIDVTAQNALIGKAPLSLMPRDWQLLVFLARHPNQCFSRDQLLDQVWGMDFEGGDRSVDTAVKRLRKSLLPWPTSEGEISTIRGMGYSLRVY; translated from the coding sequence GTGAAACGAATTCTACTCATCGAGGATGAAATGCCGATTGCCCGACTTGTTCAGGTCTACCTGGAACGGGCGGGCTATGAGGTAAAATGGAATGAGGGTGATCACGAGGCAATCCCGACTTTTTTCTCCTGGAAACCCGATCTTGTCCTGCTTGACCTGATGCTGCCCGATCATGACGGCTTGGATATACTCGACCAGATTCGCCAATACGGCAGTTGCCCTGTCATTATCATCACGGCGCGCGGTACCGTGCCAGACAAGCTCCAAGGGCTGGCACAAGGTGCAGATGACTATATTGCCAAGCCATTTGATCCAGAAGAAGTGTTGGCCCGTGTACAAGCTGTGCTCCGCCGTTCCTCTTATATCGCCGAAGCAGACACGATCAGACTCGGGACACTTTCCATAGATGTTACGGCCCAAAATGCCTTAATCGGGAAAGCACCCCTTTCCTTAATGCCACGGGATTGGCAACTACTTGTTTTCCTGGCGCGACATCCGAACCAATGCTTCAGCCGAGATCAGTTGTTGGATCAGGTGTGGGGAATGGATTTTGAAGGGGGCGATCGCTCTGTGGATACCGCAGTGAAGCGTTTGCGCAAAAGCTTACTGCCGTGGCCGACTTCCGAAGGGGAGATTAGCACGATCAGAGGAATGGGGTATAGCCTGCGTGTTTACTAA
- the eutL gene encoding ethanolamine utilization microcompartment protein EutL: protein MEKPIRATPLAIRLIPNVDPQFAEKLNLPSHIRSLGLLTSTIDDVGYTAIDEATKKAAVEVVYAKSFYAGSGHASGPLSGEFIGMIGGATPSEVQSGLDAAVAFMESGACFYSLNDEGTHAYYAHVVSRTGSYLSQLAGIREGEPLAYLIAPPLEAMYGIDAALKAADVQMVQFFGPPTETNFGGALLTGSQSACTAAADAFADAVRSVAQQPVKR from the coding sequence ATGGAAAAACCAATTCGAGCGACGCCGCTTGCGATCCGACTGATTCCCAATGTCGATCCTCAATTTGCGGAGAAGCTGAACCTGCCTTCCCATATCCGCAGTCTGGGTCTTTTGACCTCCACGATTGACGATGTGGGGTACACGGCCATTGATGAAGCGACCAAAAAGGCAGCGGTAGAAGTTGTGTATGCCAAGTCGTTTTATGCAGGCTCAGGCCATGCGTCTGGACCGTTGTCCGGCGAGTTCATCGGGATGATCGGAGGCGCGACGCCATCGGAGGTGCAGAGCGGACTGGATGCAGCCGTTGCATTTATGGAGAGCGGAGCATGCTTTTACTCTTTGAATGATGAAGGGACGCATGCGTATTACGCCCATGTTGTGTCGCGGACGGGCAGCTATTTGTCCCAACTGGCGGGTATCAGAGAAGGTGAACCGCTTGCCTACTTGATCGCTCCACCGCTGGAGGCCATGTATGGTATTGATGCCGCTCTCAAGGCTGCAGATGTACAAATGGTTCAATTTTTTGGTCCACCGACAGAAACGAACTTTGGGGGAGCGCTACTCACTGGCAGCCAGTCGGCATGCACGGCAGCCGCCGATGCTTTTGCCGATGCCGTAAGAAGTGTCGCCCAACAGCCTGTCAAACGATAA
- a CDS encoding EutN/CcmL family microcompartment protein, whose product MFLGKVIGSVWATQKEAGMENLKLMVVQPIDWRGEEGGQTVIAADRIGAGIGEQVIVSRGTPARILFSGTSVPIDAIIVGIVDSFEVPGAAGREE is encoded by the coding sequence ATGTTTTTGGGAAAAGTGATCGGCAGCGTCTGGGCCACGCAAAAAGAAGCAGGAATGGAAAATCTCAAGCTCATGGTGGTTCAGCCGATTGATTGGCGTGGCGAAGAAGGCGGACAAACCGTTATCGCAGCGGACAGGATCGGTGCGGGAATCGGGGAGCAGGTTATCGTCTCTCGTGGGACGCCTGCCCGAATCCTTTTCTCCGGCACCAGTGTGCCGATCGATGCGATCATCGTAGGCATCGTCGATTCGTTTGAGGTGCCGGGTGCCGCAGGAAGAGAGGAATAG
- the eutM gene encoding ethanolamine utilization microcompartment protein EutM yields MAGEMSALGMVETKGLIGAVEAADAMVKAANVKLIGKVHVGGGLVTVMVRGDVGAVKASTDAGAAAAEKVGELVSVHVIPRPHGDIELILPKLEG; encoded by the coding sequence ATGGCTGGAGAAATGTCCGCATTGGGAATGGTAGAAACAAAAGGTTTGATCGGAGCAGTTGAAGCTGCTGACGCAATGGTAAAAGCAGCAAACGTAAAACTGATTGGTAAAGTACACGTAGGTGGCGGTCTCGTAACTGTTATGGTACGTGGTGACGTAGGTGCAGTAAAAGCTTCCACAGACGCAGGTGCCGCTGCTGCTGAAAAAGTAGGAGAGCTCGTATCTGTACACGTAATCCCACGCCCTCATGGAGACATTGAATTGATCCTGCCTAAACTCGAAGGGTAA
- a CDS encoding EutP/PduV family microcompartment system protein: MTGRVMIIGAIEAGKSSLVRALFNDEQPARKTQALEYRDWAIDTPGEYSENPMFYRTLMATSLEAKIIVMVQDATRERNYFPPGFSQGFPQSCIGVITKMDHPDANVERAEQFLRQSLGNAKIFRTSSLTSEGVSELRAYLQEIVNE, encoded by the coding sequence ATGACCGGTCGTGTAATGATTATCGGTGCAATTGAAGCAGGAAAGTCTTCTCTGGTGCGGGCGCTGTTCAATGACGAACAGCCTGCCCGGAAGACGCAAGCGCTCGAATATCGGGACTGGGCGATTGACACTCCGGGTGAGTACAGCGAAAACCCGATGTTTTACCGCACGCTTATGGCCACCTCTCTTGAGGCGAAGATCATTGTGATGGTGCAGGATGCAACAAGGGAGCGCAATTACTTCCCTCCTGGCTTTTCACAAGGGTTTCCGCAATCGTGCATCGGGGTCATTACCAAAATGGATCATCCTGATGCAAATGTAGAGAGGGCAGAACAATTCCTGCGTCAATCGCTCGGCAATGCAAAAATTTTCCGGACCTCCTCGCTCACAAGTGAGGGAGTATCAGAATTGCGAGCGTATTTGCAAGAAATTGTAAACGAGTAA